CGCCCCCCGGTGGACACTAGGCAGACTGCAGCCATAACACATGTCGCCCCCCGGTGGACACTAGGCAGACTGCAGCCATAACACATGTCGCCCCCCGGTGGACACTAGGCAGACTGCAGCCATAACACATGTCGCCCCCCGGTGGACACTAGGGAGACTGCAGCCATAACACGTGAAGCTTTAGCTTCATTTTTCATAAACCAGAGTTGCCACCTTGTTTAACTCCTCTGTGAGGATTAGTTCTTTCTGAAAGCACAGGAGCCTTGTGGGTTGTGTTTTCCGGTGATACGCTGATGCTGTTTTGGTCGTGAGGAGTTCTGTTTAGAACCGTTTTAGAAATGAGGGGAGAGCGATTATCTTTGTGTAACTTAACggcttgttttttaaaaagtcagtgggagatagagggagattACGCAAGCGAGGTGAGAGAGACCAATGAGACCAAagataaatgttgttgttgttgttccacgGTGGTTACGTtctaaagcacaaacacacaatttacCACTTAGCCTCAAGCTCTTTGAGCAGGTGGAAACTGGAACTGGAACCTTATGGTGGGAATGCCGCTATCAAAACTCACGTCTCCCTTGCGGACGTAGTCGGGGTCTTTGTAGACGTCTCTAGCAAGGCCGAAGTCGCAGATCTTCACCACGTTGTTCTCTGAAAGTAGGATGTTTCTGGCTGCTAGGTCTCTGTGGATGCACTACGGAGCCAGCAGAAACAAAAGGGGATTCACGTTCACACTTGGGATTCATATGCGTAAACATACATCTAGATGGTTTTGCTTTCACCTTGCGGGACGACAGGAACTCCATGCCCTTAGCCACCTGGAAGCTGTAGCTGATCAGGTCCTCCATGGTCAGATGGTCCTCGTCCGAACTCTCTGTCGGTCACATGGTGGAATTTAATTCACAACAACGTGTACAAGTTCTCCACAACAAGGTGGGGGTCGCGCCCCCTCTCCCCACCTTCCCGCGGGTCAGCGATGCCGCTCGAGGCCTGGTCTCCGGCTCTGGAGCAGGCGGCTGTTCCCGTGCAGATGTCCAGCTGGGTGATGTTCCCCAGGCCCAGGTCCCCCTCGGCCACGTCCTCCTCGGCCTTCCACCGCTGGCTGTCCACCCGCCGCCTCTGTAAAGGGAAAAGAACCTCATCAAATACCAGACCAGACGCCGCGTTCCGTGCGTCAGGCCCCTTCAAGATGATCCTCGACGATCACAGCGCAATGCATGCTGGTTAGATTCAAGGCCGGCTGGTCCCCGACTCAACGATGACCTCACGAGAGGCGGCCGCAGTTTGAGTGTGACTTCAGCTTCACGTCCTTGTTTGCTACGAGGCGAAGGTGGGCGCAGACGGTTACGCTTACCTTGTAGGGGCTGTACTCTCCACGCTTGCTCTTCAGGTAGCTGGAGAGGTTTCCGTGTTTGCAGTACTCCACAATCACCATCAGCGGCCCTGCAAGCGGGGTGGGGGGAGCAATGAGgtaaagcctcccctgctttagggtctgtttgactctaaatggaccatcagtcactaaacgaacatcatgctgtgttgaagacgtGAAACTACAGACTAGCTAGActagagaccataaactcatgtttacaatgtttactgagggaataaatccagagagaagtagagtcatttcctcatagacgtctatgggagcagaggactTGTACCACCATGTGCTCACTCACCTCCAGGCTTCGTACAGGCTCCCAGCAGGTTGACGACGTTGAGATAATGTCCGATATGAATGAGGATCTTCAGCTCCGACATCAAGGCGCGGTACTCGCTGGACGTGGCTCCCTCTGTAACACAGACAGATGTCATTGTTTTCTCAGTAGTGCCAAAGGATCCTTTTTCATTTACATagaatttgcatgaggaggaggaggaggaggaggagggtccgtgttgctaaatacccaactgagatcggcttgtgccgcTCTGAGAAAGGACCCGACCACCGACCACTCCGTCGTGCATTGAGCTGCGTGCGTGGAGAGGAAGTGGAGTAAGGAACACTCACCCTTCAGCATCTTGACTGCGACGGTGGTGCACGTGGTGGCTTTCTCAATGCCGAAGGCCGCCGCTTCGACCACCTGACCGAACGCTCCTCGCCCCAGCGGGTCACCTTGATTGCAGGACATTGGGAAGACAAAGACGGAAGCCTCAGACGCGGGACGCCTTCTGTCACAGTTCACTAACAGTACGAAAGCGTTCGCAGTCGCGCCGGATTGATTGCTGGGATTGTTGGTTGAGACATTCACACGCAACTCAGAGAGCTCTTCTGACGGACACGTCCCGACGCTCCGGCTGCAAGCCAACAAGCAAGACCGCTTTTCAAATGCTTGTTTTCTGGATGCAGCTCGGATCGAGtgatgctatgctatgctatgctaacaCTGCAGCGCCATCAACACCGGAAATAACGCTTCAAATGCACTGCACTCGTATTTTAACACGCATTTTGTCCGGGCGCTGTGTAAATATGAGGTACAAACGCTTTGGACAAACAGTTCCAGTCGTCTATCCTCCATCTCTGATTCAACATCGTAAGCGGCGACGGGAGGAGAACCTCAACCCGTCGCTGGAGTGGGCAGATTTCCCCTTGGTGATCTTCTTTAGAACACGCAGGAGCTCTCGTGTCCCCTTCGGGGCCTTCAGAGGTCTCACCTAGCTTCAGCCTGTCCCGAGGGAACTCCCATTTATTAGCGTCGTAAGTGAGCCTCTCGCACTGCTCGTCCATGGGCATGTCCTCAGAGTCCAGGATCATGGACAGGTATCCCGTCTTCAGGTCACCCCCAGTCGGCTGAGAGACAAagaagagagacaaagaaaacccGTCTGAATTGATGTTTAATAATGAAATCGTACAGCATTTTTCGAGTGACTCCGCTGCCCCTCCCCAGTTGAAATAGGGTCCCAATATGCTTCTGGTCTACGGGGTTTATGGGAGCAGAGAGTGGCCCTTGTTCCTGGGAACAAAGAGGAGCAGCCACTGGGAGCCAAACCAGTCACTTCCAATCACTCTCACACCTCCACAGTGAGCACGCTTGTGCACGCGTGTCgctgcatttctctttttttgcaacgggtctcctgtgtttgtgtaaccGGATGAGGGAAAGTCCACGGAGGGACGCCCGCGGCGAAGGCAGGTCTTACTTTCTTTCTCCCACGGATGACAAAGACGATCAGCAGCCAGAAAAACATGGCGATGACCACTGACCCGATGGGAACGATCAGCTCCAcgttggtcttttcctctgcacCTACAGGGGACACAGCAgcatgagatgtgtgtgtgagtgtgtgtgtgtgtgtgtgtgtgtgtgtgtgtgagtgtgtgagtgtgtgtgtgtgtgtgtgtgtgtgagtgtgtgtgtgtggggggaagcGTTGGAATAATTCTCTAAGCAAACTGTCAGTTTATCTGGTGATAACAAATGTCAGCAGGAACAATTACTGCCGATTACTTCTTCTTGTTGCTCGGTAAACCTCCCTCACGCGTGTGCAAGATGTTCCCGTCACCCGTCggcgctctgccccccccccccccgttggcaGGCTGAGCTGACAGGGTCTAACTGGGTCCACATTCCGCTGGCGGGGTCCAGGTCACGTAGGCCCTGGCTCCAGTTCGTGCATCTGTTTGTGGCCGTGGACGGGGGAGAGCAGGACCCGGCCTCCCCCCTTTTGTCGGGCTCCCTCCTCATTGTTTTCGGGGAGGATGTGTGTTAAACGGGACAACTTCCCGTCTTTTGATACCAATAAATGTTTGATTGGGTCGAGGAGGCCTTGAGGCTGCAGCATATGAACCATGAACAGTAAGTGAGCGTTAACAAGTCTGCGGATGCAAGATGCAAGATACACAAAACTACGAGATCGACTACAAAATACTGAGACGCAGCGGAGCACAAACCTCACGGTTTGGATCAACAATGAAAAGGGGAGGAGTCAAAGTTCAACACTTAAAGCAAAAGTGTTTTATGGTTTTAcataaaatccccaaaaattGAAGCTGTCcgatttgaaagaaaatgaaataaattaatctAAGTAATTTACAATTAAAGTGCAACATAATTTATGTTGATTTGAAAGCCTTCTTCCTTTACTCAATAGTGCAGAATCAGCTGTAATCAGCCCGGTCGGACTCTTTGCCAAACGCAACCAGGACGCCGCTTCGCATGTGTGCCGCGTTCGTATGGATCTCCAAAAGACTCGAGAGACACTAGACCACTATGAAGAGACACTTAAAGACCCCACAGAGACACTAAAAGACTACGAAGAGACCCACAACCACCACTGCTCATGGGGGTCTTGCTCCCATGTGGACCTTAGGGGGCCTCTAGCGTGTCTGTGCCCAGGGGCCGCCGGGTGTACCCTCAGTGGGCTAACGGGGCGGGACTGACCTTCGGTGGTCAGGTAGGCCTGCGTGGTGTCACAGCCGCGGCTGTTGCAGGCGGTGCAGCTGTACAGGCCGCTGTCCTCCTTCTTGGCGCGCTGAATGGTCAGCATGCGGTTGTGCCGACTCAGGATCACGCCTGAAAACAGGCGTCAACGCCGTTAATCGGGGGAGCCCCTCGAGTGGTGAACCGTGGTCAGAAGGAGGCGCTCCGTCTCACCTGAGCCCTCCACCACGCTGTGGTTGTTTTTGGTCCACGCCACCGTCGGGTCCGGCGTCCCGGCGGCGTCACACAGGAGGCTGATGGTGGCGCTCACGTTGACTTTTTGGTCGGTTAAGTTGCGAAGAATCCTCGCAGCCTCCAGACCTGAAGTCAGTATCAAAATGAATCCATGTAAGAATACTACATTTTACAGTTTTATCTCTAAAGGACTCAATGACCGGATGACTGATTAGATGGCTGATTTTCCCTGAGTTCAATGGAATATATTTCTCAgaactatataaatatatcaaaaaCAAGTACGAGTATCTCACTTCACGAGCACTGAGCACCACGGGCGAGATTGAAGATCAAGCGATAAAGTGACATTCATAAACATTTCTCAACACACAAAACTTGTGTCTTAAAATTCCCGACTGTAAACAAACTGGACGTCGTCGTGGTGACGTTACTCGTCGGTTTGTGGACTATGAAGCCTCAAGTTTGGATATCTTGGCTTTTTTGCAACCAGTTAAggggaagtgaccatatttgaactgaggaggacgtagagacgTCGTATTATTATCTCCGTtaaagacctgtcaatcatcgtGTAGACCCGCCCTACAGCATCCCCTTCTTCATgatctattagagacctgtcaatcagcgtgtagacCCGCCCTACAGCATCCCCTTCTTCATgatctattagagacctgtcaatcagcgtgtagccccgccctacagCATCCCCTTCTTCATgatctattagagacctgtcaatcggtgtgtagccccgccctacagcatcccctgctttatggcctgtttgactctaaatgcactataattcactaaatgaacatcatgttgtgttgaagaagacctgaaaccagagactgagacataaactcacgttcacaatgtttactgagggaataaatcaagagagaagtagagtcatttcctcatagacgtctatgggagcagaggagtcgccccctgctggtcactacagagaagtagagtcatttcctcatagacgtctatgggagcagaggagtcgccccctgctggtcactacagagaagtagagtcatttcctcatagacgtctatgggagcagaggagtcgccccctgctggtcactacagagaagtagagtcatttcctcatagacgtctatgggagcagaggagtcgccccctgctggtcactacagagaagtagagtcatttcctcatagacgtctatgggagcagaggagtcgccccctgctggtcactacagagaagtagagtcatttcctcatagacgtctatgggagcagaggagtcgccccctgctggtcactacagagaagtagagtcatttcctcatagacgtctatgggagcagaggagtcgccccctgctggtcactacagagaagtagagtcatttcctcatagacgtctatgggagcagaggagtcgccccctgctggtcactacagagaagtagagtcatttcctcatagacgtctatgggagcagaggagtcgccccctgctggtcactacacagaatgcagctttaacgcATGAAGCTTTGACTTCACTTGGTTGGTGGTTAATATGATGCTTTTCCAGTGTAGATTATATACTTTAAGGTCCTAATTTCAAACACGAAAAGGTGAATTGTACGTTTGTACCTTTGAGAGAAAGTCGGTGCAGTAGGCAGGTTTTCTCCCCAGTCTGGATGTTCTCCACCTGACAGGCGTACAGTCCCTCGTCCTGAGGGGACGCGCCGGGCAGCGACAGCTCCAGCGTCATGTTGGTGCCCCGCTGGGCGGCGAGCGCCACGCGAGACGGAGGACTCCGCTTTGGATCAACGCAAAGACAGGAGTTATTCACTAAAAACAGGACTGGATTCAAAAAAGTTAAGTTCCAGAAGGTTGAAATATTAATTATGCAGAGTAATATGTTATTGCTGCATTAGGTTGTCCGTTACTTTGTGATCACGGCGACAGCGTGTACCACAACTATTGATCATGTCTGGTGTTGCAACACAACCTGCTGATGTGAAACAATCATTTGCCAATTCAAGATGTATAAAGTACCGATGTCCGACCATCTAATACATCATGGTTTGTTAGTTCTTTATATTCTAAATGTATAATCTGGATCTGCTAATTGACTGAAGAGccgcatgaaaataaaaaccacCGGTACCTTCAGCGCAGTGACGTTCCACCACGGGCGGCACGGCTGCACGGACGCGATCGGCTCCGCCTCCGACGCGTTGGTCACCAGGAACCAGGTCAGGTTGCCGTAGATCAGCTTGTCCGCCTTGCAGCTCAGGACCACGTGGTCCTCCTCTAGGGGCCCGCCGGCGGGGGACACGCTGACCTCCAGGCCGCCTGCGCAGCAAAGACAGACGCCCGACTGAGTACCGACGGTGGTCAACGGGAAGAAGCCACGCGAgaatatgaaagaaaagaaaataggtGCCCACGTGTGACGTGGAAGAAGATGACGCGGGAATCCTCCCCGACTTTGTTGGCGGCCGAGCATCTGTAGACGGCGTGGGCGTCGGCTTTGTGGATCTTCAGAGAGCTCGAGATTATctgatattaaatattaaatattgtgAAAGTGGATTGTTGTGGTGAAGCTGcagttataaataaataactcaaagaatatataaaacatttttttttatatttgcaaaGATTAGAAAACGCATATGCAGGTTGATTTAATAATGAATTACGGTTataaaatttaaatttaaaatagagaagaaaagcagcaaaaacatatattggtaaataaatgaataaaaatacatttatttattccaaactcttgatttatttcttcatattCATTGTAAAGTCGGGTAATCCTTTACCTTCTGGGAATGCTCCGCGTCCACCCTGACCTGCTCCACCGGGCGGTGGGTGGTGCTGTTGCTTATGTCCCTCCACCCGGCGCACTGCGCCAGCTGCAGCATGGACTTCACGGGGCCCGACCTCCTGGGGCCCAAACACAGAGACGCCGCTTCAGAAACGTTAGAAAAGCTGCACTCGATTGTTGCACCGACGGGGAACTTTCAATGTTTATCtcgtgttttctcttttcttgcaGCGTGGAGTGACTTCACTAACTTACTGAGGTCAAAGATAAAAGAGAACTTGACGTTGTCGTGAcgtccagggggggggggggggggacagagaagTGGCTTCAGCAGGAAGGAgacgtttcttttttattactgCGAGAAGGAGAACAACAGGAAGCCAGCCGGGCCTGAGGAAGTGCTGCGCTGCGTAGCTGGAGATAAGGAGACCTGCTGATGTTCCTCTGTGGACACGTCCATCCCACCGACACCCCCGACAGTCAGCTgactacgcccccccccccaggaactGATCCAGAAATGGACGTTCTTCTTATCAAATGCGTGAATCTCatcgggggccgggggggggacgggactcACATGAAGGCCTGCGGACAGTCGTCCCGGGACATCCACTGCCACCGGACGCGGGCCGGCGTGGGGAACCCGCGGGCGCTGCACCTCAGGGTGGGGCTGCTGCCGTACAGGTACACGTCGCTGTCCACCGCCACCTCCTTCTCGATGATTTGCGGAGgcgctgcagaagaagaagaaggaggagacgcCCCGAGTTAACGCCGCTCTGTCTCCCACGAGAGCGGAGAGAAACGTGTCCAACAGGGGGGAGAGACGTGCCGTTGACCAGCAGCTGGAAGGAGCGCCGCCGCTCCTCTCCGCTGAGGTTGTTGGTCAGGACCATCGTGTAGTTCCCCGCGTCTCCTTTAGCGACCTGGTGGATGAGCAGCGTGTCgttcctctgctgcagcctgtaaTCGTCCTTCAGGGGAAGGCCGTTCTTCAACCTGCGCACACAGAGGCAGCGTCCGCCCGGTGAGACCGAAGCTCGCGCTGCGGCGGCGTGCGGCGGCGTGCGGCGGCGTGCGGCGGCGTGCGGCGGcgtgcggcggcggcgacgtACCATGCGAAGCTGGGCTCCGGGTAGGCCGAGTACTTGACGGGAATGGACGTCTGAGCGCCCACGTTCACCTCCCAGACCTTCGTCCACGGCTCCTTCATGGTGATGAACGGCTTCTCTGCAGAGCAAAGACGAGCAGCACAAACCATCAAAAGTTAATGGATGAATAGAACTTATCGGTTGTTTCACTGATTCGCAGTAAACAAAAGAACTTTTTCTCTTCAATCATCCATCTGAGTGTCAGATGGACAGAGAAGCGTCCGCTGTccttgaggaggaggaaacccAACGGTGCGTTTTCATCTCACCTACCGTAGACTCTGAGGAACGCTGAGgcacttttctccatcctcCCGCTGGACGCGGTGCAGGTCCACTCCCCGCTGTGCTCCACCGTCACGTTCTCCACCGTCAGCGTCTTGGAGAGCACCAGCGAGTCCCACAGCTTCCTCTTGTGCGGCGTCTCGCGGCTCGGACTCGAGTTGTTGACCGAGGtctgagagacagaaggagaggctGAACTTTGGACCTTCTCTCCACACGATGTGTCCCAATGTGTTTGGACTTTATTTCCCCAAATTCTTTGACCTAACATTCTTTTTACTCACACATTTTTCTCTCCAAACTCGACTAAATACCAGAACATCACAAACACATCTGGTCACTTTTGCACTTCAAGATAAACCAAAGGATCCTTCAAAAAGCAGGAAGCAAGAAACGTGTCTCGGCACGTGGGACACGCAGGGGAAGAGCGGGACACTGACCCAGGCCCGGCCGGCGTGCGTCCACGTGAACTCGATGCCCACGCTGAGCTCGGTCTTGGCCACGCAGGCGAGTACCAGCCGCTCGCCCGCCGACAGCCTCAGCTGCGCCGGGGTCAGGGTGAGTTCGTAGATCTTGTATCCTGCGGAAAAGGGAGGGACGCCGCGGCGGTCAGTCGGCAGTCgattgttctctctctctctctctctctctctctctctctctaccagaTCTTTACTGATCACAAGCAGATAAACGCTAACTGGGTTCTGTGTCTACACGTGTTCGGACCTCCTGTTTCGCTCCACGCCGCCTACGTTTAAcaaaatatctaaatattaCATCggggaaatgtttaaaaaagatatatatgtGAGTCCGAAATGCaagtaaaagacaaaaactACAACAGGGACGATGCTCAGTGAGCTAATTATCAAATAGTGAACCAAAGTGattatttctttattcataCGTGCTGCGAAGTGGAGCTTCTGCTCCTTAAATGACCTGAAACTCAATAATCTGACTACGCGTAGCCGTGACCTTCGACCTCGACCTCTCCGCATCATTTACCGACGACCGCCACGATGTACAATGACGACTTGAAGGTCTCGTTGGCGATGCGCGTCTGGCAGGACACGACGCCGGCGTAGCTGATCAGGTGGCTGGGCACCGTGAAGCCCGTCCGGGCGTCCCACACCGAGTCCTTCCCGTCGGGGCGCAGCTCCTTGTTGGGATacttctgacacacacagacatttactGGTTTCCTACAGGAAAGCCTACAACAACGCACAGACGAGGCGTGGAATGACAATGTGGAAAACGAGCGACCGGGAGGGCCGCCGGCTGACACGCCACGGGCCGAACCGAAAACACGCCGCGCACCACTCCGACACTTATCATGTTCAAGGCTTATAATCCTTGATGGAGGAAAGTGGTGGAACAGGAAGTGCAGAGAAACAACAACTTGCTCACAGTGTGGAGCGTGACGTTGAGATCCTCCGCCGAGCCTCGGCACGGTATCACCACCCGCTCCCCCTCGCTGATGAACACCACCTCCAACTCCTTCTCAGGCGGCACAAACGGGACCTTGTAGTCTGGAATCAAAAGGCGTTTAAGTGGCGCTAAGGGGGCGTCATCGCAGGTGTTTTTATTCGataaaagaaaggaaatggaaTAAATTCTACGTCTGTGTCGCCGTGGAGAAGGTCGCGCTCGCAGACCCTCCACAGTTCTGGAAACCCAACGGTGTGATGGACTCGTTGGGCTTCACGGCGTATTTGCGATCGATGACATATGGGGTAACTGTTGGGGGCGGGACGCACCGTGGACGAACACGTAGACCCCTGCTGAGGTCTTGCCCTCCTCCGCCCTCAGGCCCTGGTAGGAGCACCGGTACTGCCCCGTCTCGTTGACGGTGGCGTTGGAGATCCTCAGCGTCATGCAGAAGAAACCCGACCCTCTGCAGTCCACGGTGGAGAAGCGGGTGCTCGTAGGCGGCGTCGTCCACCTCAGGTTCTGGCGACCTCTGAGGGACAAAGGGTCAACGGCACGGGGTCAACGCGTGCGCGTACATACATGTGCACACGCACGTGTGTGAAGTAAATACCTGCATGTCAGCTCCAGGCTGTCGGACCTGTTCATCCTGTGGACGGCGGGGACGTTCAGCGTCGGCGGCTCAGACGTAAACCGCAGTTCGATGGCTGAAGGAGGCAACAAACACGCGACCACGTGAGTCTGTGCGGCGCTGACGAACAACGGCCACGTatacagggagggggggcgagggggggcgaggggggcgaaAACACCCACGACACGGTCCTGTTTATAAAATGTACGAGGTCGCATCTTAAAGCACATAAcagattttcttcttctttttttttcaaaaattcGGGTGTTTTGTAACCGGCGGCCATTTTTCCACTGCAGCAGAAAATGGCGGAGTTGTGTCAAAACAGGAAGCCGGGGGAGATGGGCCGGGCCGGCTCCATGGCCCCGGCACAGCGAGGCCTAGGCGGGGTTCCTGTTTCAGAggatacagcccccccccccccggaggcccctaaaacacacacattgtctgGTATTTTAGGGCAACAAAGTGGGAACTTTATCGGTTCGATTAACTGAGGATCTTTATTATTGAGCAGATATAAACTGTTAAAGACTCACAAAGCAGAAATAAGTGGATTACACTAGAAAACTTCTTTCTTCTCAACTGTCTACATTAAAATGACAGGCgaataacaaatgtaaacagaATTGCCTTTTTATTGTGGAATTTATTGATTAGGGTACAAATGGATTGATTCTCTTACCAGCAACACAGcagattttcagaataaaggcCAGCAGAGGAATGAGGGATTCTGTCTGCGCCATCACCAGAAGACATGGACGGAGGCCTCGTCTCATTGAAAAAGATCCATCGACTTCTGAGGCCTCAGATTCCACTCCGAGGAAAGTTTACCACCAAGTcctgaaggagagaagaagagagacggCTGAACGGCCGAGAGACAATgaagctgaagatggagagactCAGCTGGTCAGCCTGCAGGGgaggagtctctctctctgcctgtctctctctccgtcttcctgtctgtctctctgatctatttgtctgtctctgtccgtcGGTCTCTTGActtttaattgttgttttttatgaataatacttagaactttttaacttttatttggTGAAATAATTTAAATTTCTAAAGTATATAATCCAAACTTAcctaagcctagtttatgcttctgcgttttcagagcgacacaaggacacgcagacgcgaGAGTCcgttgcgtgtcccttgcgtgtcccttgcgtgtcttacATACGAGTATTTTAAGTATGTACTTTGACATGAGTCAAATATCTTGATTAAAGCTGAAAGAATCAATTAACTGTTATTTGAAAGTCAAACGGACATTAGAGACACGGACACAAACGTTTTAGACACAAT
This Gasterosteus aculeatus chromosome 8, fGasAcu3.hap1.1, whole genome shotgun sequence DNA region includes the following protein-coding sequences:
- the kdr gene encoding vascular endothelial growth factor receptor 2 isoform X2, which translates into the protein MRRGLRPCLLVMAQTESLIPLLAFILKICCVAAIELRFTSEPPTLNVPAVHRMNRSDSLELTCRGRQNLRWTTPPTSTRFSTVDCRGSGFFCMTLRISNATVNETGQYRCSYQGLRAEEGKTSAGVYVFVHDYKVPFVPPEKELEVVFISEGERVVIPCRGSAEDLNVTLHTYPNKELRPDGKDSVWDARTGFTVPSHLISYAGVVSCQTRIANETFKSSLYIVAVVGYKIYELTLTPAQLRLSAGERLVLACVAKTELSVGIEFTWTHAGRAWTSVNNSSPSRETPHKRKLWDSLVLSKTLTVENVTVEHSGEWTCTASSGRMEKSASAFLRVYEKPFITMKEPWTKVWEVNVGAQTSIPVKYSAYPEPSFAWLKNGLPLKDDYRLQQRNDTLLIHQVAKGDAGNYTMVLTNNLSGEERRRSFQLLVNAPPQIIEKEVAVDSDVYLYGSSPTLRCSARGFPTPARVRWQWMSRDDCPQAFMRSGPVKSMLQLAQCAGWRDISNSTTHRPVEQVRVDAEHSQKIISSSLKIHKADAHAVYRCSAANKVGEDSRVIFFHVTRGLEVSVSPAGGPLEEDHVVLSCKADKLIYGNLTWFLVTNASEAEPIASVQPCRPWWNVTALKRSPPSRVALAAQRGTNMTLELSLPGASPQDEGLYACQVENIQTGEKTCLLHRLSLKGLEAARILRNLTDQKVNVSATISLLCDAAGTPDPTVAWTKNNHSVVEGSGVILSRHNRMLTIQRAKKEDSGLYSCTACNSRGCDTTQAYLTTEGAEEKTNVELIVPIGSVVIAMFFWLLIVFVIRGRKKPTGGDLKTGYLSMILDSEDMPMDEQCERLTYDANKWEFPRDRLKLGDPLGRGAFGQVVEAAAFGIEKATTCTTVAVKMLKEGATSSEYRALMSELKILIHIGHYLNVVNLLGACTKPGGPLMVIVEYCKHGNLSSYLKSKRGEYSPYKRRRVDSQRWKAEEDVAEGDLGLGNITQLDICTGTAACSRAGDQASSGIADPREESSDEDHLTMEDLISYSFQVAKGMEFLSSRKCIHRDLAARNILLSENNVVKICDFGLARDVYKDPDYVRKGDARLPLKWMAPETIFDRVYTTQSDVWSFGVLLWEIFSLGASPYPGVCIDELFCRRLKEGTRMRPPEYATTEIYQTMLDCWLDRPTDRPTFAELVGHLGNLLQASAQQDGKDYIPLTAGVEADGSLVTPDPRSPYSRPHSGEPPEAQLHYDNPPRLGASQRSERGGRPLSAKTFEDVPVGGHTDMCFPPEQVKGLNQQLPTTPNFSQLLRFKSKESLASESSNQTSGYQSGYHSDEADAPIYANEEAIIKPSMLKKPPPSRADKFNTEIRYSTPPV
- the kdr gene encoding vascular endothelial growth factor receptor 2 isoform X3, translated to MRRGLRPCLLVMAQTESLIPLLAFILKICCVAAIELRFTSEPPTLNVPAVHRMNRSDSLELTCRGRQNLRWTTPPTSTRFSTVDCRGSGFFCMTLRISNATVNETGQYRCSYQGLRAEEGKTSAGVYVFVHDYKVPFVPPEKELEVVFISEGERVVIPCRGSAEDLNVTLHTKYPNKELRPDGKDSVWDARTGFTVPSHLISYAGVVSCQTRIANETFKSSLYIVAVVGYKIYELTLTPAQLRLSAGERLVLACVAKTELSVGIEFTWTHAGRAWTSVNNSSPSRETPHKRKLWDSLVLSKTLTVENVTVEHSGEWTCTASSGRMEKSASAFLRVYEKPFITMKEPWTKVWEVNVGAQTSIPVKYSAYPEPSFAWLKNGLPLKDDYRLQQRNDTLLIHQVAKGDAGNYTMVLTNNLSGEERRRSFQLLVNAPPQIIEKEVAVDSDVYLYGSSPTLRCSARGFPTPARVRWQWMSRDDCPQAFMSGPVKSMLQLAQCAGWRDISNSTTHRPVEQVRVDAEHSQKIISSSLKIHKADAHAVYRCSAANKVGEDSRVIFFHVTRGLEVSVSPAGGPLEEDHVVLSCKADKLIYGNLTWFLVTNASEAEPIASVQPCRPWWNVTALKRSPPSRVALAAQRGTNMTLELSLPGASPQDEGLYACQVENIQTGEKTCLLHRLSLKGLEAARILRNLTDQKVNVSATISLLCDAAGTPDPTVAWTKNNHSVVEGSGVILSRHNRMLTIQRAKKEDSGLYSCTACNSRGCDTTQAYLTTEGAEEKTNVELIVPIGSVVIAMFFWLLIVFVIRGRKKPTGGDLKTGYLSMILDSEDMPMDEQCERLTYDANKWEFPRDRLKLGDPLGRGAFGQVVEAAAFGIEKATTCTTVAVKMLKEGATSSEYRALMSELKILIHIGHYLNVVNLLGACTKPGGPLMVIVEYCKHGNLSSYLKSKRGEYSPYKRRRVDSQRWKAEEDVAEGDLGLGNITQLDICTGTAACSRAGDQASSGIADPREESSDEDHLTMEDLISYSFQVAKGMEFLSSRKCIHRDLAARNILLSENNVVKICDFGLARDVYKDPDYVRKGDARLPLKWMAPETIFDRVYTTQSDVWSFGVLLWEIFSLGASPYPGVCIDELFCRRLKEGTRMRPPEYATTEIYQTMLDCWLDRPTDRPTFAELVGHLGNLLQASAQQDGKDYIPLTAGVEADGSLVTPDPRSPYSRPHSGEPPEAQLHYDNPPRLGASQRSERGGRPLSAKTFEDVPVGGHTDMCFPPEQVKGLNQQLPTTPNFSQLLRFKSKESLASESSNQTSGYQSGYHSDEADAPIYANEEAIIKPSMLKKPPPSRADKFNTEIRYSTPPV